The following coding sequences are from one Triticum aestivum cultivar Chinese Spring chromosome 5A, IWGSC CS RefSeq v2.1, whole genome shotgun sequence window:
- the LOC123102472 gene encoding rubredoxin, whose amino-acid sequence MAMATARLIHPCMVVSKSPRTPPAPFLLHTNKPLTTALSSSFHFTLHSVDVSKDDKPLDAALETKQEDATAAAAGDLATPLPGELDAEEDRPKLDPRRFEEQFAVLNTGVHECRSCGYLYDQAKGDPSYPVPSGLPFNKLPDDWRCPTCGAAQSFFDSKSVEIAGFAQNQQFGLGGNSLTSGQKTLLIYGSLLVGFAFFLSGYFLQ is encoded by the coding sequence ATGGCAATGGCCACAGCAAGGCTAATCCACCCATGCATGGTGGTGTCCAAGAGCCCAAGAACGCCACCAGCACCCTTCCTCCTCCACACCAATAAGCCGCTGAccaccgcactgagctcatcgttTCACTTCACGCTCCACTCCGTCGACGTCTCCAAGGACGACAAGCCGCTGGACGCGGCGCTCGAGACCAAACAAGAAGatgcaaccgccgccgccgccggcgacctggCGACGCCACTGCCGGGGGAGTTGGACGCGGAGGAGGACAGGCCGAAGCTTGACCCCCGCCGGTTTGAGGAGCAGTTCGCGGTGCTGAACACGGGGGTGCACGAGTGCCGGTCCTGCGGCTACCTGTACGACCAGGCGAAGGGAGACCCGTCCTACCCGGTGCCCTCGGGGCTGCCGTTCAACAAGCTGCCGGACGACTGGCGGTGCCCGACGTGCGGCGCGGCGCAGTCCTTCTTCGACAGCAAGAGCGTCGAGATCGCCGGGTTCGCGCAGAACCAGCAGTTCGGGCTCGGCGGCAACTCGCTCACATCTGGCCAGAAGACGCTACTCATCTACGGAAGCCTCCTTGTCGGCttcgccttcttcctctccggctACTTCTTGCAATGA